In Scatophagus argus isolate fScaArg1 chromosome 7, fScaArg1.pri, whole genome shotgun sequence, a genomic segment contains:
- the adat1 gene encoding tRNA-specific adenosine deaminase 1 → MLNADEIAGLCYERFNQLPRRGKPEAGREWTLLAAVVKISRCAHSDTVEKEVVSLGTGTKCIGRAAMSPSGDVLNDSHAEVIARRGCIRYLIQELHKAVSGGVSSVFCQANEPGKWKLQPGVSFLFFTSHTPCGDASIIPMTDTQSQPCPPVTSVKGDGGIAGGGDKKRKAEEPSEGKNTKLPRLEELETAEKKLEDREDLKQSQSFLSNSSKSETPSQSQSAKTDSVLLEMKSRGLSGSAGLHPQVPDIHRTGAKCVPGGLADPLHPGVGYHNIGVLRVKPGRGERTLSLSCSDKLARWAVLGFQGALLSHYLQDALYFSTVVVGKCPYSQEVMHRALVTRCSHVSDLPAGFSVCPLVLLQSSLEFTFSHGQTELHHQAGQGRIAPCGAAISWCNVTEQPVDVTANGYKHGVTKKALGTAKARSLLCKLELFHSFLSLVSATDPSALPSSLRRPELQTYWDYKQASESYQQAWQQLHSQAFPLWPRSDRNLLLFR, encoded by the exons ATGCTTAACGCGGATGAAATTGCCGGCTTGTGCTACGAGCGTTTCAACCAACTTCCCCGGAGAGGGAAGCCTGAGGCGGGCAGAGAGTGGaccctgctggctgctgtggtCAAAATCAGCCGGTGTGCTCACTCTGACACAG TTGAAAAGGAGGTCGTTTCTCTGGGAACTGGGACCAAATGTATTGGACGAGCAGCTATGAGTCCCAGTG GTGATGTACTTAATGACAGCCACGCAGAAGTCATTGCCAGAAGGGGGTGTATCAG GTACCTGATCCAGGAGCTGCACAAGGCCGTGAGTGGAGGGgtcagctctgtgttttgtcaAGCAAATGAGCCGGGCAAATGGAAGCTTCAGCCTGGagtttctttcctcttctttacCAGTCACACTCCCT GTGGTGACGCCTCCATCATCCCCATGACTGACACCCAGTCCCAGCCCTGCCCTCCTGTCACATCTGTAAAGGGCGATGGTGGCAttgctggaggaggagacaagaaaagaaaagctgaggAACCAAGTGAAGGGAAAAATACTAAACTGCCTCGTCTGGAGGAACtggagacagcagagaaaaagctggaggacagagaagaccTCAAACAATCCCAGTCGTTCCTTTCAAATTCATCTAAAAGTGAAACTCCATCACAGAGTCAGTCTGCAAAAACTGATTCAGTACTGCTAGAGATGAAAAGTAGAGGCCTCTCTGGCAGTGCTGGACTACATCCACAGGTGCCAGACATTCACAGAACAGGGGCCAAGTGTGTCCCAGGTGGCCTAGCTGACCCTCTGCACCCTGGGGTGGGATACCACAACATAGGGGTGCTTCGTGTGAAACCAGGGCGAGGAGAGCGAACCCTGTCCCTCTCCTGCAGTGACAAACTGGCCCGATGGGCTGTGCTAGGCTTCCAGGGTGCACTGCTGTCCCATTACCTACAGGATGCGCTCTACTTCAGCACTGTGGTGGTGGGGAAGTGTCCATACAGCCAAGAAGTTATGCACAGAGCTTTAGTCACAAG GTGTTCCCATGTATCGGACCTCCCGgctggtttctctgtctgtccactcgTGTTGCTCCAGTCCAGCCTGGAGTTCACCTTCAGCCATGGCCAGACTGAGCTCCATCACCAGGCTGGGCAGGGACGTATCGCCCCCTGTGGTGCAG CCATCAGCTGGTGTAATGTGACTGAGCAGCCAGTAGATGTCACTGCTAACGGCTACAAACACGGAGTCACCAAGAAGGCCCTCGGCACAGCTAAAGCCAG GTCTCTTCTGTGTAAACTGGAGCTTTTTCAttccttcctgtctctggtATCAGCCACTGACCCTTCAGCACTTCCCAGCTCTCTCCG GAGACCGGAGCTGCAGACCTACTGGGACTACAAGCAGGCGTCTGAGTCGTACCAGCAGGCctggcagcagctccacagccaGGCCTTCCCTCTGTGGCCACGCAGCGACAGAAATCTCCTGCTCTTCCGCTGA